TACACCGATCTCGCGCCCATCAATGACGGCGGCCAATGCGGCATTGATCACCCCGTGAAGGTAACGGCAATCGGTGGCGTGGAAATGAAACCGGCAGCGACGCTGACCTGTGCCATGGCCGCAAGCTTCGCCAGCTGGACCCGAAACGAACTGACACCGGCCGCACGCTGGCGCTATCTTTCCAGCGTCAAATCGATACGGCAAGGCTCCAGCTATTCCTGCCGCAAGATACGCGGCGAAGGGGTTCTGTCCGAGCATGGCAAAGGCAACGCGCTCGACGTGATGGCGATCGAGCTGAACAATGGCAAGCTCATCGACGTTCGCAAACCCGGCCTGTTCGCGTTCCGCGAGCGCGGGCTGCTCAACACCGTGCGCGCCGACGGCTGTTCGTATTTCACCACGGTTCTTGGTCCCGGCTACAACTACGATCACCGCGATCATTTTCACTTCGACATAAAAAACCGCAGAAACGGCTACCGGGCCTGCAGATAACGCATCGTTGATGCGAATAACAATCAATGCGGCTGATTTGCTCTCTTTTCCAGAGGGGCTCCGGGGTGCTAATGAGCATTCATGCTATACACTGAAATCGCCATCGTGGTCGTCCTCATCTGCGTGAACGGCCTGCTGGCCATGTCGGAACTTGCGATCGTTTCGTCTCGTCCGGCGCGCCTCAAGACGATGGTTGACCGAAATGTCCGCGGCGCAGCGCGCGCGCTGGAACTGGGCGCCAACCCGGGCAAGTTCCTGTCGACCGTCCAGATCGGCATCACGCTCGTAGGCGTGCTCTCGGGTGCCTTCTCAGGAGCTACGCTGGGTGATCGCCTCTCCAAGCTTCTTGCTGCTTCCGGCATGTCTGCCGGAGTTGCGCAGCCGCTAGGCGTGGGCATCGTGGTAGCGCTCATCACCTATGCCTCGCTCATCATCGGCGAACTCGTGCCGAAGCAGATCGCGCTTCGCGATCCCGAGCGCATCGCTTCGAAGGTCGCCGGGCCGATGTCCGTTCTGGCGACGGTTTGTGCTCCTCTGGTATGGCTGCTGGACCTTTCAGGAAGGTCGGTGCTTTGGCTTCTCGGCCAGCGCGGCGAAAGCGAGGAAAAGGTCACAGACGAAGAGATCAAGATGATCGTCGCCGAGGCGGAGCATCAGGGCACCATCGAATCCGACGAGCGGCGCATGATCGCCGGCGTGATGCGGTTGGGTGACCGGGCGGTGCGCGCGGTCATGACCCCACGCACGGATGTCGACTGGCTTAACGTCCAGTCTGACGAGGCCACGATTCGCCGGGTGCTGATGGAAAGCCCGCACTCGCGCCTGCCCGCCGCCGACGGCAATGTCGACAACATGATAGGCGTGGTGCAGACACGCGATATCCTCGCAACGCTGCTCGCCGGAAAACCGCTCGATACGCGCAAGCATGTGCAGCAGGCGCCAATCGTCCACGATCAGGCCGACGCGCTCGATGTGCTTGCAAAGCTCAAGGAAGCCGACATGCCGATGGCGCTCGTGCATGACGAATACGGCCACTTTGAAGGCGTGGTGACGCCAGCGGATATTCTGGAAGCAATCACCGGCGTCTTCCGCTCCGATCTGGATGAGGACGATTCCGACGAAACCGCGTTCCAGCGTGAGGACGGCTCATGGCTGCTGGCCGGCTACATGCAGGCCGATGAAATGGCGGACATGATCGGTATCGATCTGCCGGAAAATCGCGACTACGAAACCGTTGCCGGATATGTTCTGTCGCATATGCATCATTTGCCGGCCACGGGCGAAACGGTCGATGCACAGGGCTGGCGTTTCGAGGTGGTCGATCTGGACGGCCGACGCATAGACAAGGTTCTGGCTACCAAACTGCCAGCTGCGAGCTGAAAACGAAGAAAAGGGCCCCGGAAACAACCGAGGCCCTTTTTTCCTGCCGATGCCGTCAGGCTGCCTTGACCTGCGCTTCGGCCACGCGCGCGGCGCGCAACGCCCTGGCCCACCATACCATATCCTCCAGAAGCGCATCCGCACCTTCCTTCAGATGCGCCAGATCCGCAATGTCCTGTCCCTGCAGGATTGCGACGAAATCGT
This genomic stretch from Aquamicrobium lusatiense harbors:
- a CDS encoding extensin family protein, with amino-acid sequence MAGKSPSASPGAPFLRRLVRLSSGIAIFAAITGLSACNTGSVLDLQPAVDVGTQTSAVQAGVGMQALVPSNPYLTAAYPRFDRPMPQSTQLPQEEVECRKELKRLRVAYTDLAPINDGGQCGIDHPVKVTAIGGVEMKPAATLTCAMAASFASWTRNELTPAARWRYLSSVKSIRQGSSYSCRKIRGEGVLSEHGKGNALDVMAIELNNGKLIDVRKPGLFAFRERGLLNTVRADGCSYFTTVLGPGYNYDHRDHFHFDIKNRRNGYRACR
- a CDS encoding hemolysin family protein; translation: MLYTEIAIVVVLICVNGLLAMSELAIVSSRPARLKTMVDRNVRGAARALELGANPGKFLSTVQIGITLVGVLSGAFSGATLGDRLSKLLAASGMSAGVAQPLGVGIVVALITYASLIIGELVPKQIALRDPERIASKVAGPMSVLATVCAPLVWLLDLSGRSVLWLLGQRGESEEKVTDEEIKMIVAEAEHQGTIESDERRMIAGVMRLGDRAVRAVMTPRTDVDWLNVQSDEATIRRVLMESPHSRLPAADGNVDNMIGVVQTRDILATLLAGKPLDTRKHVQQAPIVHDQADALDVLAKLKEADMPMALVHDEYGHFEGVVTPADILEAITGVFRSDLDEDDSDETAFQREDGSWLLAGYMQADEMADMIGIDLPENRDYETVAGYVLSHMHHLPATGETVDAQGWRFEVVDLDGRRIDKVLATKLPAAS